From one Paeniglutamicibacter psychrophenolicus genomic stretch:
- a CDS encoding APC family permease — protein sequence MTTDFKPQSGPANTLAKTLGNRDALALGFGAMIGFGWVVLTGGWLSSAGTMGAILAMLTGGVIMAIVGLTYAELTSSMPKAGGEHNFILRALGPRPSFIGSWAITGGYVTIVAFEAVALPRTIEYIVPGLSRIPLWTIAGYEVHLTWALVGVVAGALITLINILGVKQAGIVQTFTVIFLLLIGALLLFGSVTGGNTENMFPMFNNGVSGYFAVLMVVPFLFIGFDVIPQSAEEVNIPPRQVGRLVVIAVVLATIWYVMVVLTTASAMPASELVKTDIATADAMGALFGSDIMAKILIAGGIAGILTSWNSLLLGASRLVFSLARSGMLPAWFGALHPKFRTPHNALLFIGGISMLAPFFGVEMLGWLVDGGAPSIIIAYFLVAVTFLVLRKREPQMDRPLRIGGKGKGGIIIGIAATVLTLALFSLYMPGMPASLSWQPWLIFFVWWGMGAVFFFKVPGGIKAGIDAEEQVMEIVNARKAKSKSRSRK from the coding sequence ATGACTACAGATTTCAAGCCCCAGTCGGGACCGGCGAACACGCTGGCCAAGACGCTGGGCAACCGCGACGCCCTCGCCCTGGGCTTCGGCGCCATGATCGGCTTCGGCTGGGTGGTGCTCACCGGGGGCTGGCTCTCCAGCGCCGGGACCATGGGAGCGATCCTCGCCATGCTCACCGGCGGCGTCATCATGGCCATCGTCGGGCTGACCTACGCCGAGTTGACCTCGTCAATGCCAAAGGCGGGAGGCGAGCACAACTTCATCCTGCGTGCGCTCGGCCCCCGTCCGTCGTTCATTGGTTCCTGGGCCATCACCGGCGGCTACGTCACCATCGTGGCGTTCGAGGCAGTGGCGCTCCCGCGCACCATCGAATACATCGTTCCCGGCCTGAGTCGGATCCCGCTGTGGACCATCGCCGGGTACGAGGTCCATCTCACCTGGGCGCTGGTCGGCGTGGTCGCCGGGGCATTGATCACGTTGATCAATATCCTGGGCGTGAAGCAGGCCGGCATCGTGCAGACCTTTACCGTGATCTTCCTGCTGCTGATCGGTGCCCTGCTCCTCTTCGGCTCCGTCACCGGCGGCAACACCGAGAACATGTTCCCGATGTTCAACAACGGGGTCAGCGGCTACTTCGCGGTGCTGATGGTGGTCCCGTTCCTCTTCATCGGCTTCGACGTCATCCCGCAGTCTGCCGAGGAGGTCAACATCCCGCCGCGCCAGGTTGGCAGGCTCGTGGTCATCGCGGTCGTGCTGGCCACCATCTGGTACGTCATGGTCGTGCTGACCACCGCCTCGGCGATGCCGGCCAGCGAGCTGGTCAAGACCGACATCGCCACCGCGGATGCCATGGGCGCACTGTTCGGCTCCGACATCATGGCCAAGATCCTGATCGCCGGCGGCATCGCCGGCATCCTGACCTCGTGGAACTCGTTGCTGCTGGGCGCCTCGCGCCTGGTCTTCTCGCTGGCCCGTTCCGGCATGCTGCCGGCATGGTTCGGCGCCCTGCACCCGAAGTTCCGCACCCCGCACAACGCGCTGCTGTTCATCGGCGGCATCTCGATGCTTGCACCGTTCTTCGGCGTCGAAATGCTCGGCTGGCTGGTTGACGGCGGCGCACCGAGCATCATCATTGCCTACTTCCTGGTGGCAGTGACGTTCCTGGTGCTGCGCAAGCGCGAACCGCAGATGGATCGTCCGCTGCGCATTGGAGGCAAGGGCAAGGGCGGCATCATCATCGGCATCGCCGCCACGGTGCTGACCCTGGCACTGTTCTCCCTGTACATGCCGGGCATGCCCGCCTCGCTGTCGTGGCAGCCGTGGCTGATCTTCTTCGTCTGGTGGGGCATGGGCGCCGTTTTCTTCTTCAAGGTTCCCGGCGGCATCAAGGCCGGCATCGACGCCGAGGAGCAGGTCATGGAGATCGTCAACGCCCGCAAGGCCAAGTCCAAGTCCAGGTCCAGGAAGTAA
- a CDS encoding ABC transporter ATP-binding protein produces the protein MKITSARQSVSTGAVPSSRTALELNAVHKSFRTNQGRIEAVAGIDLRVGTGEIVAFLGPNGAGKTTTIDMMLGLTTPTSGTVSVFGRDPRTAVEAGQVSAVLQTGGLLRDLSVRETVTAIAALHGAKDRIEEVMERTEISSLARRKVSKCSGGEQQRLKFALALLPDPQLLILDEPTAGMDVAARHAFWDTMRQDALAGRTVLFATHYLEEAQDFAERTVLIGSGRVLADGPTAKLREMTGGRVVSAMLPPGRPTAPALAALEAVGQVSSVRLNGLRVSVTGPDSDTAARMLLNELAATDLEITAPTLEAAFMALTGEDS, from the coding sequence ATGAAAATTACCTCCGCACGGCAATCGGTTTCTACCGGTGCAGTTCCGTCGAGCCGCACGGCACTGGAACTGAACGCAGTGCACAAGTCGTTCCGCACGAACCAAGGCAGGATCGAAGCCGTGGCCGGAATCGACCTGCGCGTGGGCACCGGCGAGATCGTCGCATTCCTGGGCCCCAACGGCGCGGGCAAGACCACCACGATCGACATGATGCTCGGGCTGACCACGCCCACCTCCGGCACCGTTTCGGTGTTTGGCCGGGACCCCCGCACCGCGGTTGAAGCCGGGCAGGTATCGGCCGTGCTGCAGACCGGCGGGCTGCTGCGCGACCTTTCGGTGCGTGAAACAGTCACGGCGATCGCCGCATTGCACGGGGCCAAGGACCGGATCGAGGAGGTCATGGAGCGCACCGAGATCTCCTCGCTGGCCAGGCGCAAGGTCTCCAAGTGCTCGGGCGGCGAACAGCAGCGGCTGAAGTTCGCGCTCGCCCTGCTCCCCGACCCGCAGCTGCTGATCCTTGATGAACCCACCGCCGGGATGGATGTCGCGGCCCGCCACGCGTTCTGGGACACCATGCGGCAGGATGCGCTCGCCGGGCGCACCGTCCTGTTCGCCACGCACTACCTGGAAGAGGCCCAGGACTTCGCCGAACGCACCGTGCTGATCGGCTCCGGCCGCGTGCTGGCCGACGGGCCCACCGCGAAGCTGCGTGAAATGACCGGCGGACGGGTGGTCAGTGCCATGCTGCCTCCCGGCAGACCAACGGCACCGGCACTCGCCGCCCTGGAAGCAGTGGGGCAGGTGTCCTCGGTGCGGCTGAACGGGCTGCGGGTCTCGGTGACGGGACCCGACTCCGACACCGCGGCACGGATGCTGCTGAATGAACTGGCTGCCACCGACCTGGAAATCACCGCGCCGACCCTCGAAGCGGCATTCATGGCACTGACCGGAGAAGACTCATGA
- a CDS encoding ABC transporter permease: MNPTYVRIELFRQSRDIGNLMFMVLMPMVMYLLFGNTFGGGDQPAGNGNVKFYVMASMAAYGAALATTSIAGTAATESMLGWGRQIALTRMKPSGFVASKLAVALIVATGSAGLVFAVGAGTGARADTPWIWTASFLVCAFGSGIFALYGMGVGMAFKSETALGVASGGMVFFAFFGNVFMPLSGTMLDIARFTPMYGYAGLVRYPLTEGFGAGEGAAADSVGVLVANAVAWTLLFALLALWAVRRSRMRQ; this comes from the coding sequence ATGAACCCGACCTATGTCCGCATCGAACTCTTCCGCCAGTCCCGCGACATCGGGAACCTGATGTTCATGGTCTTGATGCCCATGGTGATGTACCTGCTCTTCGGGAACACGTTTGGCGGCGGGGACCAGCCCGCCGGGAACGGAAACGTCAAGTTCTACGTGATGGCCTCGATGGCCGCCTACGGGGCGGCCTTGGCCACCACCTCGATCGCCGGGACCGCCGCCACGGAGTCGATGCTGGGCTGGGGCCGCCAGATTGCGCTGACCCGGATGAAGCCCTCCGGCTTCGTGGCCTCCAAGCTGGCCGTGGCGTTGATCGTGGCCACCGGCTCCGCCGGGCTGGTCTTCGCCGTTGGCGCCGGGACCGGTGCACGGGCCGACACCCCGTGGATCTGGACGGCCAGTTTCCTGGTCTGTGCGTTCGGTTCCGGGATCTTCGCGCTCTACGGGATGGGTGTCGGGATGGCCTTCAAATCGGAAACCGCCCTGGGCGTGGCCAGCGGAGGCATGGTGTTCTTCGCGTTTTTCGGCAACGTCTTCATGCCGCTGAGCGGAACCATGCTGGACATCGCGCGCTTCACCCCGATGTACGGGTATGCCGGACTGGTCCGCTACCCGTTGACCGAGGGCTTCGGGGCAGGGGAAGGCGCCGCAGCGGATTCGGTGGGCGTGCTTGTTGCCAACGCGGTGGCATGGACGCTGCTCTTCGCGTTGCTCGCGCTGTGGGCCGTTCGCCGTTCGCGCATGCGGCAATGA
- a CDS encoding metal-dependent transcriptional regulator: MSVSELSISTQNYLKVIWGLSEWSDDPVTATDIAQKSGLRVSSVSDAVRKLTTQGLVSHARYGAVELTELGRKYALDMVRRHRLLETFLVEHLGYDWDQVHDEAENLEHAMSDFMVERLDAFLGHPSRDPHGDPIPSVDGVLTVPDAVLLSTVEPGLRVVVERINDEDPELLQYLSAQGVVPGVGLVVAEAAPFSDAVQLLVAGGTATITLGRQAADALHVSRS, from the coding sequence ATGTCGGTTTCGGAACTTTCCATCAGCACGCAGAACTACCTGAAGGTCATCTGGGGCCTGTCCGAATGGTCCGACGACCCCGTCACCGCAACGGACATCGCCCAGAAATCGGGGCTGCGGGTTTCCTCGGTCTCCGACGCGGTGCGCAAGCTGACCACCCAGGGACTGGTGAGCCACGCCCGCTACGGGGCGGTGGAACTGACCGAACTGGGCCGCAAGTACGCCCTGGACATGGTCCGGCGGCACCGGCTGCTGGAGACCTTCCTGGTCGAACACCTGGGCTACGACTGGGACCAGGTCCACGACGAGGCCGAGAACCTGGAACACGCCATGAGCGACTTCATGGTCGAACGCCTCGATGCGTTCCTGGGCCACCCGTCCCGCGACCCGCACGGGGACCCGATCCCGAGCGTCGACGGGGTGCTCACGGTGCCCGACGCGGTGCTGCTGAGCACCGTGGAGCCCGGGCTGCGGGTCGTGGTGGAGCGCATCAACGACGAGGACCCGGAACTGCTGCAATACCTCAGCGCGCAGGGCGTCGTGCCGGGGGTGGGCCTGGTGGTAGCCGAGGCCGCACCCTTCTCCGACGCGGTGCAGCTGCTGGTCGCCGGCGGCACGGCAACCATCACGCTGGGCCGCCAGGCCGCCGACGCACTGCACGTCTCGCGCAGCTAG
- a CDS encoding metal ABC transporter permease, giving the protein MNLLDIIIEPLGYGFMANALATAVTAAAVCAVLSCWLVLIGWSLMGDAVSHAVLPGVVLAYMFSVPFAIGALLFGFLAVGLIGAVRDTSRIKEDAAIGIVFSTLFALGLVLISVTPSETDLGHIIFGNLLGVSKAEVLQILILGALALAALLLWRRDFTLYAFDATHAHAIGLNPRLLGAALLGLLALTSVVALQAVGVILVVAMLIIPGATAHLLTDRFGRMLLIAPAISVACSVIGLYASYYLDTASGGMIVLVQGAVFALVYLFAPAQGLLGRRIFASARRRRTPEAGTRAPEGARIGG; this is encoded by the coding sequence ATGAACCTGCTGGACATCATCATCGAACCCCTGGGCTACGGCTTCATGGCCAACGCACTGGCCACCGCGGTGACCGCCGCTGCCGTCTGCGCGGTGCTCTCCTGCTGGCTGGTGCTCATCGGCTGGTCGCTGATGGGCGACGCGGTCTCCCACGCGGTGCTCCCGGGCGTCGTGCTGGCCTACATGTTCTCGGTGCCCTTCGCCATCGGTGCACTGCTCTTCGGCTTCCTGGCCGTGGGCCTGATCGGCGCGGTGCGCGACACCAGCCGGATCAAGGAGGACGCGGCCATCGGCATCGTGTTCTCCACGCTCTTTGCGCTGGGACTTGTATTGATCTCGGTGACCCCCTCGGAGACCGACCTGGGACACATCATCTTCGGGAACCTCTTGGGGGTCTCGAAGGCCGAGGTGCTCCAGATCCTCATCCTGGGTGCGCTGGCCCTGGCGGCGCTGCTGCTGTGGCGCCGGGATTTCACGCTCTACGCCTTCGATGCGACCCACGCGCACGCCATCGGCCTGAACCCGCGGCTGCTGGGTGCGGCGCTGCTGGGCCTGCTCGCGCTGACTTCCGTCGTGGCGCTGCAGGCGGTGGGCGTGATCCTGGTGGTGGCGATGCTGATCATCCCCGGGGCCACCGCGCACCTGCTCACCGACCGCTTCGGGCGGATGCTGCTGATCGCCCCGGCCATCTCGGTCGCCTGCTCGGTGATCGGGCTGTATGCAAGCTACTACCTGGACACCGCCTCGGGCGGCATGATCGTGCTGGTCCAGGGCGCGGTGTTCGCGCTGGTGTACCTCTTTGCTCCCGCGCAGGGGCTGCTGGGGCGCAGGATCTTCGCCTCGGCGCGCCGCCGCCGCACCCCGGAAGCCGGGACCCGGGCGCCGGAAGGTGCGCGAATCGGGGGCTAG
- a CDS encoding metal ABC transporter ATP-binding protein, translating into MSTPAVDAAGLTVRYGEVLALDGASLQLHPSRICGLVGMNGSGKSTLFKAIMGLVKPEAGTVRINGGTPAQARKSAAIGYVPQSEDVDWSFPVSVHDVVMMGRYGHMGFTRRPAKADKLAVAEALERVELTGYAHRQIGQLSGGQKKRAFVARGIAQGASVLLLDEPFAGVDKRSEATITRLLREQAAAGAAILVSTHDLHALPALADEAVLLMQKVLMHGDPHTVLRPENLALAFGLDVLGRNENP; encoded by the coding sequence GTGAGCACCCCGGCGGTGGACGCTGCCGGCCTGACCGTGCGCTACGGCGAGGTCCTGGCCCTGGACGGGGCCAGCTTGCAACTGCACCCCTCGCGGATCTGCGGGCTGGTGGGCATGAACGGATCGGGCAAGTCCACGCTGTTCAAGGCCATCATGGGCTTGGTCAAGCCCGAGGCCGGAACCGTGCGCATCAACGGCGGCACCCCCGCCCAGGCCCGGAAGTCCGCGGCCATCGGGTACGTGCCGCAGTCCGAGGACGTCGACTGGTCCTTCCCGGTCTCGGTGCACGACGTGGTGATGATGGGCCGCTACGGGCACATGGGATTCACCCGCCGGCCCGCGAAGGCCGACAAGCTGGCCGTCGCCGAGGCACTGGAACGCGTGGAGCTGACCGGGTATGCGCACCGGCAGATCGGGCAGCTCTCCGGAGGGCAGAAGAAGCGCGCCTTCGTCGCCCGCGGCATTGCCCAGGGCGCATCGGTGCTGCTGCTTGATGAGCCCTTCGCCGGGGTGGACAAGAGGAGCGAGGCAACCATCACCCGGCTGCTGCGCGAACAGGCCGCGGCCGGGGCCGCGATCCTGGTCTCCACCCACGACCTGCACGCCCTGCCCGCGCTGGCCGACGAGGCGGTGCTCCTGATGCAGAAGGTGCTGATGCACGGGGACCCGCACACCGTGCTGCGCCCGGAAAACCTTGCCCTGGCCTTCGGCCTGGACGTACTGGGACGGAACGAAAACCCATGA
- a CDS encoding metal ABC transporter substrate-binding protein, whose protein sequence is MTNPQRLRAATPRWRRSLAATLAAIALTATLAGCDSPGTAPAQGASDRPVVLTTFTVLADIAQNVAGDKLEVQSITKVGAEIHGYEPTPQDIAKASKAQLILDNGLNLEAWFGKFVAELDVPHVVLSDGIEVMDITEDANAGKPNPHAWMSPVNVQHYVANIRDAFIELDPENREHYTTNASAYTAELKALQENLLDGLAGLKENERALVTCEGAFSYLARDAGLKEKYIWAVNAEQQATPRQIVSVIEFVKENQVPAVFCESTVSDAPMQQVVQGTGAAYGGTLFVDSLSEADGPVPTYLQMIRHDSDVILEALAGGTK, encoded by the coding sequence ATGACGAATCCTCAACGCCTCCGTGCCGCGACTCCCCGCTGGCGCCGCAGCCTCGCAGCTACCCTCGCTGCGATCGCGCTCACCGCGACGCTTGCCGGCTGCGACTCCCCCGGCACCGCACCCGCCCAGGGCGCTTCCGACCGCCCGGTTGTGCTGACCACCTTCACGGTGCTGGCCGACATCGCCCAAAACGTCGCCGGCGACAAGCTCGAGGTCCAATCCATCACCAAGGTCGGGGCAGAGATCCACGGCTACGAGCCCACGCCGCAGGACATCGCCAAGGCCTCCAAGGCCCAGCTGATCCTGGACAACGGGCTGAACCTCGAGGCCTGGTTCGGCAAATTCGTCGCCGAGCTAGACGTGCCCCACGTGGTGCTCAGCGACGGGATCGAGGTCATGGACATCACCGAGGACGCCAACGCCGGGAAACCCAACCCGCACGCCTGGATGAGCCCGGTCAACGTGCAGCACTACGTGGCCAACATCCGAGACGCCTTCATCGAGCTGGATCCCGAAAACCGCGAGCACTACACGACCAACGCCAGCGCCTACACCGCCGAGCTCAAGGCCCTGCAGGAAAACCTGCTCGACGGGCTGGCCGGGCTGAAGGAAAACGAGCGGGCGCTGGTGACCTGCGAGGGCGCCTTCTCCTACCTGGCCCGCGACGCCGGGCTGAAGGAAAAGTACATCTGGGCAGTGAACGCCGAACAACAGGCCACCCCGCGGCAGATCGTCTCGGTCATCGAGTTCGTCAAGGAGAACCAGGTGCCGGCGGTCTTCTGCGAATCCACGGTCTCCGACGCCCCGATGCAGCAGGTCGTGCAGGGAACCGGCGCGGCCTACGGCGGCACGCTGTTCGTCGACTCGCTCTCCGAGGCCGACGGCCCGGTCCCCACCTACCTTCAGATGATCCGCCACGACTCCGACGTGATCCTTGAGGCGCTGGCCGGGGGCACCAAGTGA
- a CDS encoding VOC family protein — MPKPELPVGSPCWIDLLTSNPEKSKEFYKELFGWTYETGDQEKYGGYVTASKDQAMVAGIMKNEGTSGSPDTWTTYLRVDDIDAAAKSAAEHGGQVYLQPMEVPDQGKMAMFGDASGAAIGIWEFGGHTGYQLAAENGAPAWHELFTRDFAPAVKFYQDVFGWKTAMVGDTDEFRYTTLGEGDNAKAGIMDASSFLPAGAPASWHVYFAVDNADDVVARTVALGGAVIQPAEDTPFGRNAALTDPTGAEFWITQDIGQGS, encoded by the coding sequence ATGCCCAAGCCCGAGCTGCCCGTGGGATCGCCCTGCTGGATCGATCTGCTGACATCGAACCCGGAGAAGTCCAAGGAGTTCTACAAGGAACTCTTTGGCTGGACCTACGAGACCGGGGACCAGGAGAAATACGGCGGCTACGTCACCGCGTCCAAGGATCAGGCGATGGTCGCCGGAATCATGAAGAACGAGGGAACCTCCGGTTCCCCCGACACCTGGACGACCTACCTGCGCGTGGATGACATCGACGCCGCGGCGAAGTCCGCGGCCGAGCATGGCGGACAGGTCTACCTGCAGCCCATGGAAGTGCCCGACCAGGGCAAGATGGCGATGTTCGGGGATGCCTCGGGGGCGGCCATCGGGATCTGGGAATTCGGCGGGCACACCGGGTACCAGCTGGCTGCCGAAAACGGGGCACCGGCCTGGCACGAGCTGTTCACCCGGGACTTCGCCCCGGCGGTGAAGTTCTACCAGGACGTCTTCGGCTGGAAAACCGCGATGGTCGGCGACACCGACGAATTCCGGTACACCACCCTCGGGGAAGGCGACAACGCAAAGGCCGGAATCATGGACGCCAGTTCGTTCCTGCCCGCGGGGGCCCCGGCCAGCTGGCACGTGTACTTCGCGGTCGACAACGCCGATGACGTCGTTGCCCGGACAGTGGCCCTGGGCGGGGCGGTCATCCAACCCGCGGAGGATACGCCCTTTGGGCGCAACGCAGCGCTGACGGATCCCACCGGTGCGGAGTTCTGGATCACCCAGGACATCGGCCAGGGCAGCTAG
- a CDS encoding FAD-dependent oxidoreductase yields the protein MSQKIRERLLVIGFGPVAASLIEGLLPGLADGLFTLDVVSTEEHAAYNRVLLAEVAAGATPAGHLGMIDPLRLAEAGVGLHLGESVLRVDRSRRLVFLDSGRTLAYDRLVFATGARPVVPTLNGLDFAPHAEANLPAGVMALRTLEDAAALNHVLVSGGRVLVLGGGILGIEAALAMAEAGHRPVLVHHGPAPLGRAVDPDGGMLLARSLRAAGVEVVSGVRATAVRRNPAGFTALATEDHGEIAGDALLLSCGVRARTELAAGCGLKVGRGIQTNEHLVADTENRVFALGDCAEVAGAAPAGLLAPGWAQAAWLADFLLKHRAPAPDEPSRPLDPGTAAPVQGASNVLMLKGQGLELVVAGNVMAGPWDGGRARVSVFADPQAGQYLKLVTEDEVLTGFLAIGLPRTGAELVLAFERGSALPQDRSTLLRLDDPGMPESLAAASADDQLCRCTGATHGQVARAVEEGCGTVAEVGSACRAGTGCGGCRGKIEAMLRVSVPA from the coding sequence ATGAGCCAGAAAATCCGCGAACGCCTTCTCGTCATCGGCTTCGGCCCGGTCGCAGCCTCGCTGATCGAGGGCCTGCTTCCGGGCCTTGCCGACGGCTTGTTCACCCTCGACGTCGTTTCCACCGAGGAGCACGCCGCCTACAACCGCGTGCTGCTGGCAGAGGTTGCCGCCGGCGCGACTCCCGCCGGGCACCTGGGGATGATCGACCCGTTGCGCCTGGCCGAGGCGGGCGTCGGGCTGCACCTGGGGGAATCAGTCTTGCGGGTGGACCGCTCGCGGCGGCTGGTCTTCCTGGACTCGGGCAGGACCCTGGCCTACGACAGGCTGGTGTTCGCCACCGGCGCCCGCCCGGTGGTCCCGACGCTGAACGGGCTGGACTTCGCCCCGCATGCCGAGGCCAACCTGCCCGCCGGTGTCATGGCGCTGCGCACCCTCGAGGACGCGGCTGCCCTGAACCATGTGCTGGTTTCCGGGGGCAGGGTCTTGGTGCTCGGCGGCGGCATCCTGGGCATCGAGGCTGCCCTGGCCATGGCCGAGGCCGGGCACCGGCCGGTGCTGGTGCACCACGGCCCCGCACCGCTGGGTCGCGCCGTGGACCCCGATGGCGGGATGCTGTTGGCCCGTTCCCTGCGTGCCGCCGGCGTCGAGGTCGTTTCCGGGGTCAGGGCCACCGCCGTGCGGCGGAATCCAGCCGGGTTCACCGCGCTGGCGACCGAGGACCACGGCGAGATCGCCGGGGATGCGCTGTTGCTCTCCTGCGGGGTTCGCGCACGCACCGAGCTGGCCGCCGGCTGCGGGCTGAAGGTGGGCAGGGGCATCCAGACCAACGAGCACCTGGTGGCCGACACCGAGAACCGGGTCTTCGCCCTGGGCGATTGCGCCGAGGTTGCCGGTGCGGCACCGGCCGGCCTGCTGGCGCCGGGCTGGGCGCAGGCCGCCTGGCTGGCCGATTTCCTGCTGAAGCACCGGGCACCTGCACCCGACGAGCCGAGCCGCCCGCTGGATCCCGGCACCGCGGCACCGGTCCAGGGGGCCTCGAACGTGTTGATGCTCAAGGGCCAGGGCCTGGAGCTGGTGGTTGCCGGGAACGTGATGGCCGGCCCGTGGGACGGGGGCCGGGCCCGGGTGAGCGTGTTTGCCGATCCGCAGGCGGGCCAATACCTGAAGCTGGTCACCGAGGACGAGGTGCTCACCGGGTTCCTGGCGATCGGGTTGCCGCGCACCGGCGCCGAGCTGGTGCTGGCCTTCGAGCGGGGCAGCGCGCTGCCCCAAGACCGCTCCACGCTGTTGCGGCTCGATGACCCGGGCATGCCCGAATCGCTGGCCGCGGCAAGTGCCGATGACCAATTGTGCCGCTGCACCGGCGCCACCCATGGCCAGGTGGCCCGGGCAGTCGAGGAAGGCTGCGGCACGGTTGCCGAGGTGGGTTCGGCCTGCCGGGCGGGCACCGGCTGCGGCGGGTGCCGCGGAAAGATCGAGGCGATGCTGCGGGTTTCCGTCCCGGCCTAG